In Bacillus toyonensis BCT-7112, a single window of DNA contains:
- the ymfI gene encoding elongation factor P 5-aminopentanone reductase: MKKYALVTGGSGGIGSAISKQLIQDGYTVYVHYNNSEDKVNELQKEWGEVIPVQADLASNDGAEQLWGQIEHPIDVIVYAAGKSIFGLVTDVTNDELNYMVELQVKSVYKLLSKALPPMIGRRSGNIVVVSSIWGQIGASCEVLYSMVKGAQNSYVKALAKEVSLSGLRVNAVAPGAIETEMLSVFSEEDKIGIAEEIPLGRIGLPEEVAKTVSFLVSPGASYITGQIIGVNGGWHC, encoded by the coding sequence ATGAAAAAGTATGCATTAGTAACTGGAGGGAGCGGAGGGATTGGCTCTGCTATTTCAAAACAATTAATTCAAGATGGATATACTGTATATGTTCATTACAATAACAGTGAAGACAAGGTAAATGAGTTACAGAAGGAATGGGGTGAAGTGATTCCTGTTCAAGCGGATTTAGCTTCTAATGATGGGGCAGAGCAGTTGTGGGGACAAATTGAACATCCTATTGATGTTATCGTATACGCAGCTGGGAAGAGTATCTTTGGATTAGTGACAGATGTAACAAATGATGAGTTGAATTATATGGTAGAACTTCAAGTTAAGAGTGTATATAAATTACTATCAAAGGCACTTCCACCTATGATTGGGCGGAGAAGTGGAAATATTGTAGTTGTTTCATCTATATGGGGGCAAATAGGGGCTTCTTGTGAAGTGTTATATTCAATGGTAAAGGGAGCACAAAATTCATATGTGAAAGCTTTAGCAAAAGAGGTTTCTTTAAGTGGATTGCGTGTGAATGCAGTAGCACCAGGTGCAATTGAAACGGAAATGTTAAGTGTCTTTTCTGAAGAAGATAAGATTGGCATTGCTGAAGAGATACCATTAGGCAGAATAGGTTTACCAGAAGAGGTAGCAAAGACAGTTTCATTTCTCGTATCACCAGGAGCATCTTACATAACTGGACAAATTATCGGTGTGAATGGTGGCTGGCATTGTTAA
- the yfmH gene encoding EF-P 5-aminopentanol modification-associated protein YfmH, translated as MEKIVYEQLKETLYYEKLPNGLDVYVLPKQGFNKTFATFTTKYGSMDNTFVPLGKEEMIRVPDGIAHFLEHKLFEKEDHDAFQLFSKQGASANAFTSFTRTAYLFSCTSNVEQNLNTLLNFVQEPYFSEKTVEKEKGIIGQEIQMYQDNPDWRLYFGLIDSLFVKHPIKIDIAGTIESISKITKDLLYECYETFYHPSNMLLFVVGAIDPEETMDLVRENQAKKDYKNQPEIVRSFEDEPNEVNEKKKIISMPVQTPKCLVGIKATNLKEKGKALLKQEIALTLLLDYLFGKSSVHYESLYNEGLIDDSFSYDYTEENNFGFAMVGGDTKQPDELEKRLKDILLNTNYDQLDEAALERVKKKKIGGFLRSLNSPEYIANQFTRYAFNESSLFDALTELESLTVQDLQEIAKLLLSEEKMSVCQVLPKK; from the coding sequence ATGGAGAAGATTGTTTATGAGCAATTAAAAGAGACGCTCTATTATGAAAAACTTCCGAATGGATTAGATGTATATGTTTTACCGAAGCAAGGATTTAATAAAACATTTGCAACGTTTACGACAAAGTATGGTTCTATGGATAATACATTCGTACCATTAGGTAAAGAAGAAATGATTCGTGTACCTGACGGAATTGCGCATTTTCTTGAGCATAAATTATTTGAAAAAGAAGATCACGATGCTTTTCAATTGTTTAGTAAACAAGGAGCATCGGCAAATGCTTTCACATCCTTTACAAGAACAGCTTATCTTTTTTCATGCACATCAAATGTAGAACAAAATTTAAATACGTTGTTAAATTTCGTACAAGAGCCTTACTTCTCTGAAAAAACTGTTGAAAAAGAAAAGGGGATTATCGGACAGGAAATTCAAATGTATCAAGATAATCCAGATTGGCGCTTATACTTTGGATTAATTGATAGCTTGTTTGTAAAGCACCCCATTAAAATTGATATTGCAGGGACAATCGAGTCTATTAGTAAAATTACGAAAGACCTATTATATGAATGCTACGAAACATTTTATCATCCGAGCAATATGTTACTATTTGTTGTTGGTGCAATTGATCCAGAGGAAACAATGGACTTAGTGCGTGAAAATCAAGCGAAAAAAGATTATAAAAATCAGCCGGAAATTGTACGTTCATTTGAAGATGAACCAAATGAGGTAAATGAAAAGAAGAAAATCATTTCAATGCCTGTACAAACACCGAAATGTTTAGTCGGTATTAAAGCGACAAATTTAAAAGAAAAAGGGAAAGCTCTTTTAAAACAAGAAATCGCGCTTACGTTACTTTTAGATTATTTATTTGGAAAAAGCTCGGTTCATTACGAATCGTTATATAATGAAGGGCTTATTGATGATTCGTTCTCGTATGATTATACGGAAGAGAATAACTTCGGTTTTGCAATGGTTGGCGGTGATACGAAGCAACCGGATGAATTGGAAAAGCGTTTGAAAGATATTTTATTAAACACAAATTATGATCAATTAGATGAGGCAGCATTAGAACGAGTAAAGAAAAAGAAAATTGGTGGCTTTTTACGCTCGTTGAATTCACCGGAATATATCGCAAATCAATTTACGCGATATGCGTTTAATGAATCTAGCTTGTTTGATGCATTGACTGAATTAGAAAGTCTAACTGTTCAAGATTTACAAGAAATAGCGAAATTATTATTATCAGAAGAAAAAATGAGCGTTTGTCAAGTTTTACCGAAAAAATAA